One Bacillota bacterium genomic region harbors:
- a CDS encoding class I SAM-dependent methyltransferase produces ARAAGREGQVVGVDIAEGMLGVCRQKIAGHPLADRLRFLRADAQGLPFPDGSFDAVISGFMLRNVASLDRALAEMVRVLRPGGRLAVMELTHPPSRWVAAPYLAYFRHVVPWLGRWARRAGDPLPPYAWLPESLGEIPPAPELARRMERAGLVRVAYRYLSAGVVAVHTGVKPGRPGEGVRPPA; encoded by the coding sequence GGCGCGCGCCGCCGGTCGGGAGGGGCAGGTGGTGGGCGTCGACATCGCCGAGGGCATGCTCGGCGTCTGCCGGCAGAAGATCGCAGGCCACCCGTTGGCCGACCGGTTGCGCTTCCTGCGCGCCGACGCCCAGGGGCTGCCCTTCCCCGACGGCAGCTTCGACGCGGTCATCTCCGGCTTCATGCTGCGCAACGTCGCCTCTCTGGACCGGGCCCTGGCGGAGATGGTCCGCGTCCTCCGGCCGGGTGGTCGCCTGGCGGTGATGGAGCTGACCCACCCGCCCTCGCGCTGGGTGGCCGCGCCCTACCTGGCCTACTTCCGCCACGTGGTCCCCTGGCTGGGCCGCTGGGCGCGGCGCGCGGGCGACCCGCTGCCGCCCTACGCCTGGCTGCCCGAGTCGCTGGGCGAGATCCCGCCGGCCCCGGAGCTGGCGCGTCGGATGGAGCGGGCCGGGTTGGTCCGGGTGGCCTACCGCTACCTGAGCGCCGGCGTCGTCGCCG